One window from the genome of Salvia miltiorrhiza cultivar Shanhuang (shh) chromosome 7, IMPLAD_Smil_shh, whole genome shotgun sequence encodes:
- the LOC130993205 gene encoding photosystem II stability/assembly factor HCF136, chloroplastic isoform X1: MAALQHLSSSIIAPLPSQLRSRFNLRRRCCRLLPSASAAPHPDQTDNAITRRQLIGGLQAAAAFSLSPLGRKALAAEDPLSEWERVFLPIDPGVVLLDIAFVPDDPSHGFLLGTRQTLLETKDGGSTWAPRSIPSAEDEDFNYRFNCISFKGKEGWIIGKPAILLYTPDAGDTWKRIPLSSQLPGDMVYIKASGEKGAELVTDQGAIYVTSNGGYNWKAAIQETVSATLNRTVSSGISGASYYTGTFSTVNRSPEGKYVAVSSRGNFYLTWEPGQAYWQPHNRAVARRIQNMGWRADGGLWLLARGGGLYLSKGTGVTEEFEEIPVQSRGFGILDVGYRSEDEAWAAGGSGILLKTTNSGKTWIRDKAADNIAANLYSVKFINDKQGFVLGNDGVLLKFLG; encoded by the exons ATGGCGGCTCTTCAGCACCTGTCCTCCTCTATTATCGCTCCCCTGCCGTCGCAGCTCCGCTCTCGTTTCAAtctccgccgccgctgctgccgcctCCTCCCTTCCGCCTCCGCCGCTCCTCACCCCGACCAAACTGATAATGCTATTACCCGCCGTCAATTGATAGGTGGACTCCAAGCAGCAGCCGCATTTTCGCTCTCTCCGCTCGGCCGCAAGGCGTTGGCCGCGGAGGACCCGCTGTCCGAGTGGGAGAGAGTTTTCCTTCCGATTGACCCCGGCGTCGTCCTTCTCGATATTGCTTTCGTCCCCGATGATCCCTCTCACG GTTTCCTACTGGGGACTAGACAAACTTTATTAGAGACGAAAGACGGAGGAAGCACTTGGGCTCCACGTTCCATACCGTCTGCTGAAGACGAGGATTTTAACTATAGGTTTAATTGCATCAGCTTCAAGGGAAAGGAAGGTTGGATTATAGGCAAGCCAGCTATTCTTTTGTACACTCCAGATGCTGGAGACACCTGGAAGCGCATACCGTTAAGTTCTCAACTTCCTGGTGATATG GTATATATAAAGGCTAGTGGAGAAAAGGGTGCCGAATTGGTAACTGATCAGGGTGCAATTTATGTCACATCAAACGGAGGATACAACTGGAAGGCTGCTATTCAGGAGACTGTTTCAGCTACTTTAAATAG AACAGTTTCTAGTGGTATCAGTGGTGCCAGCTACTATACAGGAACATTTAGCACTGTGAATCGCTCACCTGAAGGAAAATATGTTGCTGTTTCAAGTCGTGGTAACTTCTACCTGACATGGGAACCAGGTCAG GCATACTGGCAGCCTCATAATAGGGCTGTTGCAAGAAGAATTCAGAACATGGGCTGGAGAGCTGACGGTGGTCTTTGGCTTCTAGCACGTGGTGGGGGACTTTATCTCAGCAAGGGCACTGGG GTAACTGAGGAATTTGAGGAAATTCCAGTGCAAAGTCGTGGATTTGGGATTCTTGATGTTGGGTACCGATCAGAG gatgaggcttGGGCTGCCGGTGGCAGTGGTATTCTGCTGAAAACCACGAACAGCGGGAAGACATGGATCCGTGACAAAGCAGCTGACAACATTGCTGCCAATCTTTACTCTGTAAA GTTCATAAACGACAAACAAGGATTTGTACTAGGGAACGATGGAGTCTTGTTGAAATTTCTAGGATGA
- the LOC130993205 gene encoding photosystem II stability/assembly factor HCF136, chloroplastic isoform X2, whose product MAALQHLSSSIIAPLPSQLRSRFNLRRRCCRLLPSASAAPHPDQTDNAITRRQLIGGLQAAAAFSLSPLGRKALAAEDPLSEWERVFLPIDPGVVLLDIAFVPDDPSHGFLLGTRQTLLETKDGGSTWAPRSIPSAEDEDFNYRFNCISFKGKEGWIIGKPAILLYTPDAGDTWKRIPLSSQLPGDMHHWVRYSRSSNKEERPRFFDSKAKKICWDNAKKFPGRDPERWRIDAAGNIVCKRLHTCNGCLCYEYDHIIPFSKGGESVAENCQILQTRVNRLKSDKNGTNQSLLEGYSCDIKFSEEQLDIIEMAVYGSVIRPGRQCIVGSISSLIGKYSSRDHMISCNYAQNE is encoded by the exons ATGGCGGCTCTTCAGCACCTGTCCTCCTCTATTATCGCTCCCCTGCCGTCGCAGCTCCGCTCTCGTTTCAAtctccgccgccgctgctgccgcctCCTCCCTTCCGCCTCCGCCGCTCCTCACCCCGACCAAACTGATAATGCTATTACCCGCCGTCAATTGATAGGTGGACTCCAAGCAGCAGCCGCATTTTCGCTCTCTCCGCTCGGCCGCAAGGCGTTGGCCGCGGAGGACCCGCTGTCCGAGTGGGAGAGAGTTTTCCTTCCGATTGACCCCGGCGTCGTCCTTCTCGATATTGCTTTCGTCCCCGATGATCCCTCTCACG GTTTCCTACTGGGGACTAGACAAACTTTATTAGAGACGAAAGACGGAGGAAGCACTTGGGCTCCACGTTCCATACCGTCTGCTGAAGACGAGGATTTTAACTATAGGTTTAATTGCATCAGCTTCAAGGGAAAGGAAGGTTGGATTATAGGCAAGCCAGCTATTCTTTTGTACACTCCAGATGCTGGAGACACCTGGAAGCGCATACCGTTAAGTTCTCAACTTCCTGGTGATATG caTCACTGGGTTCGCTATAGCAGAAGCAGCAACAAAGAGGAGAGACCTCGATTCTTTGACTCAAAGGCCAAGAAAATTTGCTGGGACAATGCAAAAAAGTTTCCAGGTCGAGACCCTGAAAGATGGCGAATAGATGCAGCCGGTAATATTGTCTGCAAACGTCTCCACACCTGTAATGGTTGCCTCTGCTATGAGTATGATCATATTATCCCTTTTTCGAAAGGTGGTGAGTCTGTGGCCGAGAATTGTCAAATTCTTCAAACCAGGGTAAATAGGTTGAAGTCTGACAAGAATGGTACTAACCAGAGCTTGCTGGAAGGTTACTCTTGTGACATTAAATTCAGTGAGGAACAACTTGATATAATTGAAATGGCCGTTTATGGCAGTGTTATTCGGCCAGGGAGGCAGTGCATTGTTGGAAGTATTAGTTCATTGATTGGGAAATACAGCTCTAGAGATCATATGATCTCATGCAACTACGCACAAAATGAATAA
- the LOC130993206 gene encoding uncharacterized protein LOC130993206 isoform X1, with amino-acid sequence MERYRILDYDNGEVEFESRLMVGSSSPSRSLPISTPPSDAAGVGLNGGHNYIIHPVGKYDTLAGVAIKYGVEVADIKRLNGLVTDLQMFALKTLKIPLPGKHPPSPTLCNGQETQRPSSSEQDPSNRQHSDLFDSFQSLKLCSSSEHKVSPAMNSLQGYYGLRQPDQKATSGDQNGKAKYLEDGSFYTPSKHPLSHQRKSRSVANNLMYANGGLHDPLLSPESEDGGTNKWIEKLLGRRQKSETELTSCPPEKLLKEESSSSSGISSGGLALRSKAATRAFSSGVDAESGGLNPIPLNLGESPQTDPVTGVRKSSSTSSLMDPDSSALLSLWPTSKWSLKPDFQALSSAAAAMPIFDGLPKPMSRKSKAALD; translated from the exons ATGGAAAGATACAGGATATTGGATTATGATAATGGCGAAGTGGAATTTGAATCCAGATTAATGGTGGGATCATCATCGCCCTCGAGATCACTGCCGATTTCGACGCCGCCGTCCGATGCCGCCGGTGTAGGCCTAAACGGTGGGCATAATTACATAATACACCCCGTTGGCAAATACGACACCCTCGCCGGCGTTGCCATAAAATATGGTGTCGAG GTGGCAGATATTAAGAGGTTAAATGGATTGGTGACTGATCTCCAAATGTTTGCTTTGAAGACCCTTAAAATACCATTGCCAGGGAAGCATCCCCCATCCCCCACCTTGTGCAATGGTCAAGAGACTCAACG GCCAAGCAGCTCTGAGCAGGACCCGTCCAACCGTCAGCATTCTGATTTATTTGATTCGTTTCAGTCTTTAAAATTATGTTCTTCTTCAGAGCATAAAGTCTCGCCAGCCATGAACAGCTTACAAGGTTATTATGGTCTCAGGCAACCAGATCAAAAGGCTACCTCCGGAGACCAGAATGGAAAAGCTAAATATCTCGAGGATGGGTCATTTTACACACCGTCAAAACATCCATTGAGTCATCAAAGAAAATCGAGAagtgttgctaataatttaatGTACGCAAATGGTGGGCTGCATGATCCGCTCTTGTCACCAGAATCTGAAGATGGTGGTACTAACAAATGGATCGAGAAGCTTTTAGGGAGGCGTCAAAAGTCTGAAACCGAATTAACTTCTTGTCCCCCAGAAAAGCTTCTTAAGGAGGAAAGCAGTAGTAGCAGTGGCATTTCAAGTGGAGGCTTGGCTCTCAGGTCCAAAGCAGCCACCCGAGCTTTCTCAAGCGGAGTCGATGCTGAGTCAGGTGGGCTGAACCCAATTCCTCTAAATTTGGGCGAATCACCTCAAACTGACCCTGTCACTGGGGTACGGAAGTCATCAAGTACATCGAGTCTGATGGATCCAGATAGCAGTGCATTATTATCATTATGGCCAACATCCAAGTGGAGTTTGAAGCCAGATTTTCAGGCTCTTTCTTCCGCTGCTGCTGCCATGCCTATCTTTGATGGTCTGCCTAAGCCAATGAGTCGAAAAAGCAAAGCCGCGCTTGATTAG
- the LOC130993206 gene encoding uncharacterized protein LOC130993206 isoform X2, which translates to MERYRILDYDNGEVEFESRLMVGSSSPSRSLPISTPPSDAAGVGLNGGHNYIIHPVGKYDTLAGVAIKYGVEVADIKRLNGLVTDLQMFALKTLKIPLPGKHPPSPTLCNGQETQRQPDQKATSGDQNGKAKYLEDGSFYTPSKHPLSHQRKSRSVANNLMYANGGLHDPLLSPESEDGGTNKWIEKLLGRRQKSETELTSCPPEKLLKEESSSSSGISSGGLALRSKAATRAFSSGVDAESGGLNPIPLNLGESPQTDPVTGVRKSSSTSSLMDPDSSALLSLWPTSKWSLKPDFQALSSAAAAMPIFDGLPKPMSRKSKAALD; encoded by the exons ATGGAAAGATACAGGATATTGGATTATGATAATGGCGAAGTGGAATTTGAATCCAGATTAATGGTGGGATCATCATCGCCCTCGAGATCACTGCCGATTTCGACGCCGCCGTCCGATGCCGCCGGTGTAGGCCTAAACGGTGGGCATAATTACATAATACACCCCGTTGGCAAATACGACACCCTCGCCGGCGTTGCCATAAAATATGGTGTCGAG GTGGCAGATATTAAGAGGTTAAATGGATTGGTGACTGATCTCCAAATGTTTGCTTTGAAGACCCTTAAAATACCATTGCCAGGGAAGCATCCCCCATCCCCCACCTTGTGCAATGGTCAAGAGACTCAACG GCAACCAGATCAAAAGGCTACCTCCGGAGACCAGAATGGAAAAGCTAAATATCTCGAGGATGGGTCATTTTACACACCGTCAAAACATCCATTGAGTCATCAAAGAAAATCGAGAagtgttgctaataatttaatGTACGCAAATGGTGGGCTGCATGATCCGCTCTTGTCACCAGAATCTGAAGATGGTGGTACTAACAAATGGATCGAGAAGCTTTTAGGGAGGCGTCAAAAGTCTGAAACCGAATTAACTTCTTGTCCCCCAGAAAAGCTTCTTAAGGAGGAAAGCAGTAGTAGCAGTGGCATTTCAAGTGGAGGCTTGGCTCTCAGGTCCAAAGCAGCCACCCGAGCTTTCTCAAGCGGAGTCGATGCTGAGTCAGGTGGGCTGAACCCAATTCCTCTAAATTTGGGCGAATCACCTCAAACTGACCCTGTCACTGGGGTACGGAAGTCATCAAGTACATCGAGTCTGATGGATCCAGATAGCAGTGCATTATTATCATTATGGCCAACATCCAAGTGGAGTTTGAAGCCAGATTTTCAGGCTCTTTCTTCCGCTGCTGCTGCCATGCCTATCTTTGATGGTCTGCCTAAGCCAATGAGTCGAAAAAGCAAAGCCGCGCTTGATTAG